TCTAACAATTAACAAACAATCTGATTTAACCTTTTTTGCACACAAGACTTTGAGAGTGGTACCTTTCTCCCAATCATTCGACCACCAGCTGTATGGGCAAAGTAGATATTGTAAAAGTGGCAAATGAAAGCCTGTGGATCCTTCTGCGACAACTCAATAAGATACTCGGCATAACTACGGCCAGGAGAGGAAGGTTCAGGAATGGTATAGCCTTGCTCCTTAAACCACTCCAAATCTTTCGCCAAACTCGCAGACCTTTCGAGTCCTGTATTTCTGAATTCAGCATCTACAGGTTAAGAATGAGATATGTTATTACTGCCATTATTACATACATGCCAAGAAACACCAAAACCTTAGTTGTTGATACTCCAAACAAAACACCCCGGTTATTAATCTCTCAAGTTTACTCATTTTCACGGTTAAGTCACCAATTAATATGATTTAAGTTTACCTAAGCTCAATTATTGCATGCTTCCGGAGcacctatttttttttgtttctcacggtatcccccaatccaggccaaggactaatccgtctcGGATTGGGGCTCCATCTAAGAATTTGGCAATGGCCAATAGGCTGCTGTATGCAAAGGTGGGATTCGAACCCCACATTTGCTTAAGCTGACGAATAAGCTAACTACTCGACAAACTCAAGTTGGTTTCAGGAGCACATTTAATTCGCGCTCCAAGAGCATTGAAAACTACTCATAGATATGCGTATGGATAATGGGTGTAATTGTAACAACCCACGCACGCAAAACGATGCTTAAGTTAGGTAAGCATAACAGATTCAGTTAGTTAGTTACTAACATGAAGGATAAGGAGCTTCATCGATGATCTTCTCGAGAGTGTCGTAAACCAACTTGCTATCAACAAGGAACCTAAGGTAGCCATCAACGGTTGGTTCCCACTTAGCGACGGGCTTTTCCTCGGGCTCCGTGACGGGCTTCTCGCCCTCCTTAGCCTGATCCCTCGTGTGTAGCTTCATCGCCACAAACCTCATCTCCTCCACAAACCCCTTCGACTCCCCAGGGTACCGCTTCTTGTTGGACGTCTCCGCCGCCGTCGTTGCAGACACAACAACAACCGCCTTCATCGGCATGCCCCGGAGCGCCGGCGATGATCTCCGTCGGAATTGAAGAGGGAGAGCAGGTGAGGGGAGCCGGATGCAGGATTTGGTGCAAGAAAGGGATTGAAATTGGGAAAGCGGGGTTCCTAGCGACGCCATGGAAGAACCCTAagtgtgttgttgttgttggtgttggtgttgagtAGAAGAAATCGTACAAGATTGATAAACTTAGAGAAGACGAAAGACGGATGAAGAGAATGTTTGgactcttttctctctctctctctgttcttGCAAgtaatgtttatttatttttttgtcaaaattttttaaaatattttttaaaaaaatattattcctaTACTAAACATTCCTGATATCTGTATAAAAATaccattattattaattaattatatatttaaattgtttttaattaaaaaaaaattatgtattataaAGGATATAGACGTaacaaaattgaaatttgattggGTTCTCATTGAGATTCTGACATTCTGTTTCTTCTTTGTGTCATTGGTGGAGAAAAAAGTTTGCAAATTTGTATCCAAACTTATGTTTCATGGCTGAAAAGGATATTCTTTTTCCAACTTTTTTGGTTCAATATCCAATATTCAATTTGGATAAAATACACAGAATTCTCTCTAGTCTTAAGAAAATATTTGCACAAATATTTAAGTTATTTAATTCACTTAAACCAAATAAAGATTTGGTTTGGTAAAGATTTTATCTTTCGAAAATAGCTTTATCAAAATTGACTTTTGAAAGTGGATTTTCTAAACGTTGTAACACTGTATAGTAAATCAATATCAACCTAAGAACACATACATAAATTCTGATTTGATGGTGTGCACATTTTTTTATGAACACCATACCACTAAACTCTTCTTTAGTCGGTAGAATTACAATCAAAGTTATAATGCAAGGGGAAATCTGCACAAGCAATTATTTTCAAGGACTTGTACTGAATTCAAGCTGAGGCTTGATCAAACAAACTTTCACTTTAATTAAAGAATGAGGACTAAGGGGGAAGAGGTATAATATGATGGCAGCACATAATTTACATAACAATTTTTATTTGATGTTGTGTTCAACTTGAATCAACCAGTAAGCAGCATGAGTTCACTTCAATGAACTTTATGCTATATACATTAAGCAGCAGCATTTGAAGGGACTGAGATTCTGTGTTCTGTATCCTCAGCCATACTTATATCTTGACTCATCTTGGAAGCAACTCATTTGCAACTGAAAATCTTTCCCTCATTTTCCATTTTCCTTCCAGCATGATTTCTAAAGTCATAATCAACTCTTTGCACTGCTGAAACTGTGCTTTTCGGTTTCAGAAAGAACTCGTGATGCTTCGAACTTCCACTTCTGCgcataaatttttctttttttgcattAACTCTCAATGGAAATGCTTAACTAGCTAGCTACTTGGCTTTACTATGCCATGAAGCTTCCACCCGCCAAATCCCGCCGCAGCAAATGCCTGTAAGATATTATGTCAGGataaactaaataattaatattaaacaaAAGCCTTAATTCGATCGAGTAGTTAAAATCCAAAAGGCCAAATAAAACACTACTAAGATTTGAACTCATTCTCTATTCACACATGACACATGCATGAATCAGACTAATATGCTACAACACCATTGATAAATTATACAACAAATGTAGCCTTGAGGAGAAACAAAGGGTTATAAAACTTTCAGGGAGTGATGGTCATTAGCAACAAAAATTCAAAGTGGCAGAAAAATGTTGCCAATTCATTAATCAAGTATTCGACGTGAGACTTTAACATTGGAAAAAGAATTTATAACCACCTACCAAACATAAACTCCTACAAGAacattttaaagttaattgttgCACTAGATCCATAAAATATGTCAGTAGAACATCTAAACTTAACAATATATAACACATAATAAACATATAGAGAAAGCCAATAGTCTTGAATGAAAATATACAGTAGTCAATTGTGCAAGGTAACAAAAGCTAACCTCTTCCCAAGATTTTCCAGCAGCTTCCAGCAGTGCAGCATTGCATGTTTTCAATTCTATAGAGGCCCCAGAAAACATCGAGGCCGCCTCTTCCCACCCCCTATTATGTCCCATGCACCTGAATACCAGCAAATGATTAAATATCAATCAGATCCTGTGAAGAGTACTTTCCAACTATCAAACTTAGTTTCTCAAAATGCGAATGAAAAGATATTAGCACGAATAAGGGCTCCTAGACAATTCTTGGAAACCACCACATGCTGCACATGGAGAATTTCAGACAAAACTCAATCGTCATCTTGAGTGAAACAACATGCATTTCAATCCACAGCATGAAAAGTTGGAAACTCTCAACATAAAAAGTTTAGAAAGTGTAAAAATTGAAATGTGGATCCCACTGGCTATCCATGTTTGGGGCCAAAATGTGTTTTCTCAATTGTAGTAAATGCATTTAGTATAACATCATCTGAAACATTGATACTGTAATAGCTATATCAGCGTCGTTTGTGTCTGTAAATTGTTCGTGTACAAGCAACAAAGAGATGAGAGGCATAATTCTGATGAGGACAGAATCATCAGCCTCTACCTTGACAATAAGGCACGAATAAGTTATAGATATCACCCTGAAAAGGCTGAAATTTGCCGATACTCACATGACAGTAAGAATCTCATCCTTTGAATATCTACAAATAATCTTTTGAAGGTGCTCTGCTGTCTGTCCATCCATGGCTGCAATCGAATAGAAACTAGGAAAAAAATGAATCTCGGCTTCCACCAGTTCCTGCACTTGCTCCTGCATTATTTTGAGTGTCTCCTTAGTCCGTGCCGCATCACTGCCACAGCACAAAatcaaaaatcaatacaaaacctcaaaaatccttgctaacataAAGCTGTTTTAACGCAATAAGGTCCTTAAAAGGGAAATGAATTTTATACATCATCTTTAGACACCGTCTTAGACACACTAAGGGTATATAGATAAGAAACTGAAATCATAATatagatttgaaaagaaaaaagtatgaGCCTTTATAACTAGTATCTAAGGAACTGCCAATTGATATCTAATAGGTATGCTCATATCACATACCTCACCTCTTAAACAGTCAAATCAATTCAATTCGTAAGAACAATGTGCCACGAAATCAATCCTAACCTACACAAGATAAGTTCAGGAATCCATCCCAACTCTTGGAGCTTTAGAGAAACTTTGACAGCATCCACACGGCCAGATTTACTCAGAGGCCGGTCATGATCTGCAGAAAAACCATCTTCACACTTAGAACATGTTCACATAACAAAGTATCACATAACAATACATCATTCACATGGGTACTAAAAAGTGTGGAACCTGAAAATGCACAAATTATAGAAAACCCACCATTTCTTTCATCTATAATCAACCCCAATTTTTGTCATTTCGATGCAAATTCTTAAGTGGGAATGTCCCACACCTCTTTACAAAACCATaaagtttgaaactttaaacTACAAGAAAGCttgaaaattgaacaaagcagtGAACCCCACCGTTTCTTACAACCTAGAATCAGTACAAATCTTCTTCCATCTCCATACCAGTTCTTAAATGGGAACTTCCCCCACTTCACGAAAACATGCAAAGTTTAAAACTTTGAGCTAATAAAAGGAAAAACGCTTCAAAAAAAGAGTGAATTTTGGGACTTGTtcgaatcttttaatttttaatttttctttatatttcGGAGGCTGGGTTGCATGAATGGTGTGGTTACCACGGAGTGAGCGATTTTCACGGGAACTCCTGGCATGGCGAAGGAGGATGAGACGGCGAGAGACCGGTTCCGGCAAGGACAGTGCGGGAGCTTGAACGACGGAGAGGGTGGGTGGGTCCTGCTTCTCAATTACGAGGGAGGATTTGGCGCGAAATCGTGGGTGGTGGTTATTGGGAAGGTAAAGGGGAAAAAGGGAGTGATAAGGGGAAGAAGATGGTGAAAGAAAGCGGATGGTGGAAGGGGTATGCATGTCAGAGATAGCGAGTCCCACGTTCATGGCTTCTTTCTTGGTTCTTAGTTTCTTACTCTCTTGGCTTCCTCTCCTCTTGAACCAATTGGGGTTAAATAAAGTGGAAACACCGACCCGATCTTGATCATTTTAAAATAGGACAAGGGCAAGGCGGTTCCTGAATAAAAGGAATGCTAGGAAAGAGAGTAGCCCTTGACTTCATCGAACAGCCTCTTCATTGAGAGTGGCCACATAAAGAGAGGATTAGTGTTATTGATATGGATAGAGATTACTTTCATACGCTTGTGAAAGGATCATAGATGATCGCAGGACATTATTTAATTGTTTCAAGATGGAAACTGTTTTTTTCTAGCGGTGGAGAACTATGTGAAAAAGATTGTAGTATGGAGCCGCATTCCCAACCTTTTGATTGAAATCCCGTTTCTTGAGGAAGGTTGGGTCTGCCATTGGAAATATGTTGAAAATTGATCGAGTTATTTTTATACATTCAAAAGGGAAATTTGCGATAATTTGTGTCGAGATTGATCTGTTTAAGAAATTAGTTTTTAGAATCTCTCTTGGGAAGCACTTTTAATATTGAGTATGAAGGTAATTTTGCATGTTTTTTCTGTGAAAAATATGGTCATAACTAGAGATAGCAATGAATCTCTATGGAGGCGGAGACATGTCTCCGTTCTCGCCACTTATAATTCGTCCCTGTTCTCGTCCCGTTTTCACGACGGATGATGGGGATTCCGTATCCGTCGGAGATCGGAGTCTTTGCGGATTATCCAcagatttttgaataaaaattttaatccaaTTTCAATCTATGAATAGAAATAATACAATTATATAGAAcaatcaaataatttaaattacatCATAATTAAATCATATTGGTTTCTAATTTCCATCCATTCGAAATCATCTTCC
The sequence above is drawn from the Arachis hypogaea cultivar Tifrunner chromosome 4, arahy.Tifrunner.gnm2.J5K5, whole genome shotgun sequence genome and encodes:
- the LOC112796089 gene encoding heme oxygenase 1, chloroplastic, giving the protein MASLGTPLSQFQSLSCTKSCIRLPSPALPLQFRRRSSPALRGMPMKAVVVVSATTAAETSNKKRYPGESKGFVEEMRFVAMKLHTRDQAKEGEKPVTEPEEKPVAKWEPTVDGYLRFLVDSKLVYDTLEKIIDEAPYPSYAEFRNTGLERSASLAKDLEWFKEQGYTIPEPSSPGRSYAEYLIELSQKDPQAFICHFYNIYFAHTAGGRMIGRKVAEMLLNKKELEFYKWDGDLSQLLQNVRDKLNKVAEEWTREEKNHCLEETEKSFKFSGEILRLILS
- the LOC112796090 gene encoding uncharacterized protein At3g52155, chloroplastic — protein: MNVGLAISDMHTPSTIRFLSPSSSPYHSLFPLYLPNNHHPRFRAKSSLVIEKQDPPTLSVVQAPALSLPEPVSRRLILLRHARSSRENRSLRDHDRPLSKSGRVDAVKVSLKLQELGWIPELILCSDAARTKETLKIMQEQVQELVEAEIHFFPSFYSIAAMDGQTAEHLQKIICRYSKDEILTVMCMGHNRGWEEAASMFSGASIELKTCNAALLEAAGKSWEEAFAAAGFGGWKLHGIVKPSS